One stretch of Lemur catta isolate mLemCat1 chromosome 2, mLemCat1.pri, whole genome shotgun sequence DNA includes these proteins:
- the GINM1 gene encoding glycoprotein integral membrane protein 1 isoform X1 — translation MEGAPPGPFALRLLLLVALPAAGWLTTGAPEPPPPSRAPQDGIRINVTTMKDNGEVSKEQVVLNITYESGQVYVNDFPVNSGVTRISCHTLIVKNENLENLEEKEYFGIVSVRILVHEWPMTSASSLQLIVIQEEVVEIDGKQAQQKDVTEIDILVKNQGILRHSNYTLPLEESMLYSISRDNDILVTLPNLSKKVESVSSLQTTSQYLIRNVETTVDEDALPGKLPETPLRAEPPSSYKVMCQWMEKFRKDLCRFWSSVFPVFFMFLNVMVVGIIGAAVIITILKVLFPVSEYKGILQWDQVNVIPVTAINLYPDDPEKTAEILEDKTCT, via the exons ATGGAGGGCGCTCCGCCGGGGCCGTTCGCCCTCCGGTTGCTGCTGCTAGTGGCGCTGCCGGCCGCCGGGTGGTTGACGACGGGCGCCCCCGAGCCGCCACCGCCGTCCCGAGCCCCGCAG GATGGCATCAGAATTAATGTAACTACCATGAAAGATAATGGGGAGGTATCTAAAGAACAG GTTGTTCTTAACATAACCTATGAGAGTGGACAGGTATATGTAAATGACTTTCCTGTAAATAGTGGTGTAACCCGAATAAGCTGTCATACTTTGATAG TGAAGAATGAAAATCTggaaaatttggaggaaaaagaatattttggaatTGTCAGTGTAAGGATTTTAGTTCATGAGTGGCCTATGACATCTGCTTCCAGTTTGCAACTAATTGTCATTCAAGAAGAGGTAGTAGAGATTGATGGAAAACAA gCTCAACAAAAGGATGTCACTGAAATTGATATTTTAGTTAAGAACCAGGGAATACTCAGACATTCAAACTACACCCTTCCTTTGGAGGAAAGCATGCTGTACTCTATTTCCCGAGACAATGACATTCTAGTTACCCTTCCCAACCTCTCcaaaaaag TAGAAAGTGTTAGTTCATTGCAGACCACTAGCCAGTATCTTATCAGGAATGTGGAAACCACTGTAGATGAAGATGCTTTACCTGGAAAATTACCTGAAACTCCTCTCAGAGCAGAGCCTCCATCTTCATATAAG GTAATGTGTCAGTGGATGGAAAAGTTTAGAAAAGATCTCTGTAGGTTCTGGAGCAGTGTTTTCCCAGTATTCTTTATGTTTTTGAACGTCATGGTGGTTGGAATTATAGGAGCAGCTGTGATAATAACCATCTTAAAGGTGCTTTTCCCAGTTTCTGAATACAA AGGAATTCTTCAGTGGGATCAAGTGAATGTTATACCTGTGACAGCTATCAACTTATATCCAGATGATCCTGAGAAAACAGCCGAAATCCTTGAAGATAAAACATGTACTTAA
- the GINM1 gene encoding glycoprotein integral membrane protein 1 isoform X2, with the protein MEGAPPGPFALRLLLLVALPAAGWLTTGAPEPPPPSRAPQDGIRINVTTMKDNGEVSKEQVVLNITYESGQVYVNDFPVNSGVTRISCHTLIVKNENLENLEEKEYFGIVSVRILVHEWPMTSASSLQLIVIQEEVVEIDGKQAQQKDVTEIDILVKNQGILRHSNYTLPLEESMLYSISRDNDILVTLPNLSKKESVSSLQTTSQYLIRNVETTVDEDALPGKLPETPLRAEPPSSYKVMCQWMEKFRKDLCRFWSSVFPVFFMFLNVMVVGIIGAAVIITILKVLFPVSEYKGILQWDQVNVIPVTAINLYPDDPEKTAEILEDKTCT; encoded by the exons ATGGAGGGCGCTCCGCCGGGGCCGTTCGCCCTCCGGTTGCTGCTGCTAGTGGCGCTGCCGGCCGCCGGGTGGTTGACGACGGGCGCCCCCGAGCCGCCACCGCCGTCCCGAGCCCCGCAG GATGGCATCAGAATTAATGTAACTACCATGAAAGATAATGGGGAGGTATCTAAAGAACAG GTTGTTCTTAACATAACCTATGAGAGTGGACAGGTATATGTAAATGACTTTCCTGTAAATAGTGGTGTAACCCGAATAAGCTGTCATACTTTGATAG TGAAGAATGAAAATCTggaaaatttggaggaaaaagaatattttggaatTGTCAGTGTAAGGATTTTAGTTCATGAGTGGCCTATGACATCTGCTTCCAGTTTGCAACTAATTGTCATTCAAGAAGAGGTAGTAGAGATTGATGGAAAACAA gCTCAACAAAAGGATGTCACTGAAATTGATATTTTAGTTAAGAACCAGGGAATACTCAGACATTCAAACTACACCCTTCCTTTGGAGGAAAGCATGCTGTACTCTATTTCCCGAGACAATGACATTCTAGTTACCCTTCCCAACCTCTCcaaaaaag AAAGTGTTAGTTCATTGCAGACCACTAGCCAGTATCTTATCAGGAATGTGGAAACCACTGTAGATGAAGATGCTTTACCTGGAAAATTACCTGAAACTCCTCTCAGAGCAGAGCCTCCATCTTCATATAAG GTAATGTGTCAGTGGATGGAAAAGTTTAGAAAAGATCTCTGTAGGTTCTGGAGCAGTGTTTTCCCAGTATTCTTTATGTTTTTGAACGTCATGGTGGTTGGAATTATAGGAGCAGCTGTGATAATAACCATCTTAAAGGTGCTTTTCCCAGTTTCTGAATACAA AGGAATTCTTCAGTGGGATCAAGTGAATGTTATACCTGTGACAGCTATCAACTTATATCCAGATGATCCTGAGAAAACAGCCGAAATCCTTGAAGATAAAACATGTACTTAA